The following are encoded in a window of Deinococcus sedimenti genomic DNA:
- the aceF gene encoding dihydrolipoyllysine-residue acetyltransferase, whose protein sequence is MATELKLPDVGDNIEQGTVVTVLVKAGDSVTEGQPIIEIETDKAVIEVPAEAAGTVEAVNVSVGDTVKVGGVIATLSGGSAPAAPAAPANGPVDEAETGSSKEVAQAQQAAQKEQAAEPAAPATPAAAASAGGQITLPDVGDNIEQGTVVSVLVKEGDTVSEGQPVIEIETDKAVVEVPANAGGTVTGVNVKVGDTVKVGGMIATLGGASAPAAAPAPSPAPATPAAAPASAPSVVKVNLGGEQPAAQFPKAQGTQNPQTFDGRTVVPAAPSVRRLARELGVDIHAVHGTGIAGRISEEDVRRTGGTPTVTAPAAAPATSAPAAAPAVAAAPLPDFTKWGNVTREDMSGIRKATVRSMTASTAIPMVTHFDKADVTVMEEVRKRFGARVEKAGGKLTMTHILMKVVANALRKFPKFGASLDLDAQQVIYKDFVNIGVAVDTPVGLLVPVVKDADRKSITDLVLELSELAGKARDRKLKPDEMQGATFTISNLGGIGGHAFTPIVNSPEVAILGVSRGGMEPVWNREKGEFEPRNILPISLTYDHRLIDGADAARFVRFICESLEDPFLISL, encoded by the coding sequence ATGGCGACTGAACTGAAACTGCCCGACGTGGGCGACAACATTGAGCAGGGCACGGTCGTGACGGTGCTCGTGAAGGCCGGGGACAGCGTGACCGAGGGCCAGCCGATCATCGAGATCGAGACCGACAAGGCCGTCATTGAGGTGCCCGCCGAGGCCGCCGGAACCGTCGAGGCCGTGAACGTGAGCGTGGGTGACACCGTGAAGGTCGGCGGCGTGATCGCCACCCTGAGCGGTGGCAGCGCCCCGGCTGCCCCCGCCGCCCCGGCGAACGGCCCGGTGGACGAAGCCGAGACCGGCAGCAGCAAGGAGGTCGCGCAGGCGCAACAGGCCGCGCAGAAGGAACAGGCCGCCGAACCTGCCGCGCCCGCCACCCCTGCCGCTGCCGCCAGCGCGGGCGGGCAGATCACCCTGCCGGACGTGGGCGACAACATCGAGCAGGGCACCGTCGTCAGCGTCCTCGTGAAGGAAGGCGACACGGTCAGCGAGGGCCAGCCCGTCATCGAGATCGAGACGGACAAGGCCGTCGTGGAAGTTCCCGCCAACGCGGGCGGCACCGTGACCGGCGTGAACGTGAAGGTCGGGGACACCGTGAAGGTGGGCGGCATGATCGCCACCCTGGGCGGCGCGAGCGCCCCCGCCGCTGCGCCTGCACCCTCACCGGCTCCCGCTACTCCTGCCGCCGCCCCGGCCAGCGCCCCCAGCGTCGTGAAGGTGAACCTGGGCGGCGAGCAGCCCGCCGCGCAGTTCCCCAAAGCGCAGGGCACCCAGAACCCCCAGACCTTCGACGGCCGCACCGTCGTGCCCGCCGCGCCCAGCGTCCGCCGCCTCGCGCGGGAACTCGGCGTGGACATCCATGCCGTGCACGGCACCGGTATCGCCGGGCGCATCAGTGAGGAGGACGTGCGCCGCACCGGCGGCACCCCCACCGTCACCGCACCTGCTGCCGCTCCGGCCACCAGCGCCCCCGCCGCCGCACCTGCCGTGGCCGCCGCGCCGCTCCCCGACTTCACGAAGTGGGGTAACGTCACCCGCGAGGACATGAGCGGCATCCGCAAGGCCACCGTCCGCTCCATGACCGCCAGCACCGCCATCCCCATGGTCACGCACTTCGACAAGGCCGACGTGACCGTCATGGAAGAGGTCCGCAAACGCTTCGGCGCCCGCGTGGAGAAGGCGGGCGGGAAGCTCACCATGACCCACATCCTCATGAAGGTCGTCGCGAACGCCCTGCGCAAGTTCCCCAAGTTCGGCGCGAGCCTCGACCTGGACGCCCAGCAGGTCATCTACAAGGACTTCGTGAACATCGGCGTCGCCGTCGACACGCCCGTCGGCCTGCTCGTCCCCGTCGTCAAGGACGCCGACCGCAAGAGCATCACGGACCTCGTCCTCGAACTGAGCGAACTGGCCGGGAAAGCCCGCGACCGCAAACTGAAACCCGACGAGATGCAGGGCGCCACCTTCACCATCAGCAACCTCGGCGGGATCGGCGGGCACGCCTTCACGCCCATCGTGAACAGCCCCGAAGTCGCCATCCTCGGCGTGAGCCGCGGCGGCATGGAACCCGTCTGGAACAGGGAGAAAGGCGAGTTCGAACCCCGCAACATACTCCCCATCAGCCTCACCTACGACCACCGCCTCATCGACGGTGCCGACGCCGCCCGCTTCGTGCGATTCATCTGCGAGTCGCTGGAAGACCCCTTCCTGATCTCGCTGTAA
- the aceE gene encoding pyruvate dehydrogenase (acetyl-transferring), homodimeric type codes for MNAQERQQLNAVETQEWLDSLAYVFADAGDNRAAELLEELDHYAYFHGAPITFKQNTPYINTIDVEAQPEYPGDPEIERRIRNIIRWNAVAMVIKANKNSDGIGGHLSTYASAAELLEVGFNHFFRGHGAGQDRDLIFYQGHASPGVYARSFLEGRFDEARMNRFRRELQPDGAGLSSYPHPWLMPDYWEFPTVSMGLGPIQAIYQARFIKYLENRSLKPKGDAKVWAFLGDGEMDEPQSIGAIRFAAYENLDNLIFVLNANLQRLDGPVRANSKVIQEFEALFRGAGWNVIKVIWDSKWDELLQKDYNGAIVKRFELLVDGESQRYAAFGGKELREKFFNTPELKALIDGWSDAELELLNRGGHDIHKIYAAYASAVQHKGSPTIIIPRTIKGYGLGESAQARNVAHQVKKLDFHTLKDLRDTLELPLTDEQVEHLEYYHPGPDSPEVKYALERRAALGGPIPARKVEYPHPTIPNGEFYEEFAKGSGDRQVSTTMAAVQIISKLLRDKEIGKLVVPIVPDEARTFGMDALVPRIGIYSPRGQTYTPVDSGSLMAYKESVDGQMLEEGITEDGAMASWIAAGTAYANHGVPTIPFFVLYSMFGMQRVGDLVWAAADQRARGFILGATAGRTTLAGEGLQHQDGNSHLQAYVVPNLKTYDPAFAYELAVIIESGIQRMYVDGIDEFYYVTIDNENEVQPAMPSDRSHEEIRDGIVRGLYRLQRSALKKPKLQAQILAGGPAMGAAQEAVTMLEKYGVAADLWSVTSYKELHQDALLAQRHNMLHPTEEPRVPYVAQQLSRENAPGVLISVSDYIKLGADGLNGHLDRKLWTLGTDGFGRSEARKELRDFFEVDAKHVVLATLYALQRDGKIKGEVVAQAIADLGIDTERDAPVLR; via the coding sequence ATGAACGCGCAGGAACGCCAGCAGCTCAACGCGGTCGAGACGCAGGAGTGGCTGGACTCTCTGGCGTACGTGTTCGCCGACGCCGGGGACAACCGCGCGGCGGAACTGCTGGAGGAACTCGATCACTACGCGTACTTCCACGGCGCGCCGATCACGTTCAAGCAGAACACCCCCTACATCAACACCATCGACGTCGAGGCGCAGCCCGAGTACCCCGGCGACCCCGAGATCGAACGCCGCATCCGCAACATCATCCGCTGGAACGCCGTCGCGATGGTCATCAAGGCGAACAAGAACAGCGACGGGATCGGAGGGCACCTCAGCACGTACGCCAGCGCCGCCGAGCTGCTGGAGGTGGGCTTCAACCACTTCTTCCGCGGCCACGGCGCCGGGCAGGACCGCGACCTGATCTTCTACCAGGGGCACGCCAGCCCCGGCGTGTACGCCCGCTCCTTCCTGGAGGGCCGTTTCGACGAGGCGCGCATGAACCGCTTCCGCCGCGAACTGCAGCCCGACGGCGCGGGCCTGAGCAGCTACCCGCACCCCTGGCTGATGCCCGACTACTGGGAGTTCCCGACCGTCAGCATGGGCCTGGGCCCCATCCAGGCGATCTACCAGGCGCGCTTCATCAAATACCTGGAAAACCGCAGCCTGAAACCCAAGGGTGACGCGAAGGTCTGGGCGTTCCTGGGTGACGGCGAGATGGACGAGCCGCAGAGCATCGGCGCGATCCGCTTCGCGGCGTACGAGAACCTCGACAACCTGATCTTCGTGCTGAACGCGAACCTCCAGCGTCTCGACGGGCCGGTGCGCGCGAACAGCAAGGTCATCCAAGAGTTCGAGGCGCTGTTCCGCGGCGCGGGCTGGAACGTCATCAAGGTCATCTGGGACAGCAAGTGGGACGAACTGCTCCAGAAGGACTACAACGGCGCGATCGTCAAACGCTTCGAACTGCTCGTGGACGGGGAATCGCAGCGCTACGCGGCGTTCGGCGGGAAGGAGCTGCGCGAGAAGTTCTTCAACACCCCGGAACTCAAGGCCCTGATCGACGGCTGGAGCGACGCCGAACTGGAACTCCTGAACCGCGGCGGGCACGACATCCACAAGATCTACGCCGCGTACGCCTCCGCCGTGCAGCACAAGGGCAGCCCCACCATCATCATCCCGCGCACCATCAAGGGCTACGGCCTCGGCGAGAGCGCCCAGGCCCGCAACGTCGCCCACCAGGTCAAGAAGCTCGACTTCCACACCCTCAAGGACCTGCGCGACACGCTGGAACTCCCCCTGACCGACGAGCAGGTCGAGCACCTCGAGTACTACCACCCCGGCCCCGACAGCCCGGAAGTGAAGTACGCGCTGGAACGCCGCGCCGCGCTCGGCGGGCCGATTCCCGCCCGGAAGGTCGAGTACCCGCACCCCACCATCCCGAACGGCGAGTTCTACGAGGAGTTCGCCAAGGGCAGCGGCGACCGCCAGGTGAGCACCACCATGGCCGCCGTGCAGATCATCAGCAAACTCCTGCGCGACAAGGAGATCGGCAAACTCGTCGTGCCCATCGTGCCCGACGAGGCCCGCACCTTCGGCATGGACGCCCTGGTGCCCCGCATCGGCATCTACAGCCCGCGCGGCCAGACGTACACCCCGGTCGACAGCGGCTCCCTGATGGCCTACAAGGAAAGCGTGGACGGCCAGATGCTCGAAGAGGGCATCACCGAGGACGGCGCGATGGCCTCCTGGATCGCGGCGGGCACCGCGTACGCCAACCACGGCGTGCCGACCATCCCGTTCTTCGTGCTGTACTCCATGTTCGGCATGCAGCGCGTCGGTGACCTCGTGTGGGCCGCCGCCGACCAGCGCGCCCGCGGCTTCATCCTCGGCGCGACCGCCGGCCGCACCACCCTGGCCGGCGAGGGCCTCCAGCACCAGGACGGCAACAGCCACCTGCAGGCGTACGTCGTCCCGAACCTCAAGACGTACGACCCGGCCTTCGCATACGAACTGGCCGTGATCATCGAGAGCGGCATCCAGCGCATGTACGTGGACGGCATCGACGAGTTCTACTACGTCACCATCGACAACGAGAACGAGGTCCAGCCCGCCATGCCCAGTGACCGCAGCCACGAGGAGATCCGCGACGGCATCGTCCGCGGCCTGTACCGCCTGCAGCGCAGCGCCCTGAAGAAACCCAAGCTCCAGGCGCAGATCCTCGCCGGTGGCCCCGCCATGGGCGCCGCGCAGGAAGCCGTCACTATGCTCGAGAAGTACGGCGTGGCCGCCGACCTGTGGAGCGTCACGAGCTACAAGGAACTCCACCAGGACGCCCTGCTCGCCCAGCGCCACAACATGCTCCACCCGACCGAGGAACCTCGCGTGCCGTACGTCGCGCAGCAGCTGAGCCGCGAGAATGCCCCCGGCGTCCTGATCTCGGTCAGCGACTACATCAAGCTCGGCGCGGACGGCCTGAACGGCCACCTCGACCGCAAACTCTGGACGCTAGGCACCGACGGCTTCGGCCGCAGCGAGGCGCGCAAGGAACTCCGCGACTTCTTCGAAGTGGACGCCAAGCACGTCGTCCTTGCCACCCTGTACGCTCTCCAGCGCGACGGCAAGATCAAGGGTGAAGTGGTCGCCCAGGCCATCGCCGACCTCGGCATCGACACGGAACGCGACGCGCCTGTCCTGCGTTAA
- a CDS encoding LysR substrate-binding domain-containing protein yields MSVELRHLRHFVALAEEEHFGRAAERVFVVQQALSNSIRNLEEEVGVPLVLRTTRRVQLTPAGQEFLIGARETLALAGQTVERARRAARGEVGRLSVGFVSGLAFGGLPEIVRRFRELYPNVSVDLRELTAQEQEAALRGGQVGIGLMLLPVRDPSLDSRALWRQPLVAALPAAHPLARKRRLKISDLGAEPFVFFPRQIRATYFDQVMRWCSTAGFTPHVVQEAIEVPTLLSLVAAGVGVFLPIEFFSRLSLPGVAYRPVEDAPTVDIVAVWRRGDGKNPVIRAFLTVAEEVLREGSGK; encoded by the coding sequence ATGTCGGTCGAACTGCGTCACCTGCGGCACTTCGTGGCCCTCGCCGAGGAGGAACACTTCGGGCGGGCCGCCGAACGCGTGTTCGTCGTCCAGCAGGCCCTCAGCAACTCCATCCGCAACCTGGAAGAGGAGGTCGGGGTGCCCCTGGTGCTGCGCACCACCCGCCGCGTGCAGCTGACCCCCGCCGGGCAGGAATTCCTGATCGGCGCGCGCGAAACCCTCGCCCTGGCCGGACAGACCGTCGAACGCGCCCGCCGCGCCGCCCGCGGAGAGGTCGGCCGCCTGAGCGTCGGCTTCGTCAGCGGCCTCGCCTTCGGGGGCCTGCCGGAGATCGTGCGGCGCTTCCGGGAGCTGTACCCGAACGTCAGCGTGGACCTGCGCGAACTCACCGCGCAGGAACAGGAAGCCGCGCTGCGCGGCGGGCAGGTGGGCATCGGCCTGATGCTGCTGCCAGTGCGCGACCCCAGCCTCGACTCCCGCGCCCTGTGGCGACAACCCCTGGTCGCCGCGCTGCCCGCCGCGCACCCCCTCGCCCGCAAACGCCGACTGAAGATCAGCGACCTGGGGGCCGAACCGTTCGTGTTCTTCCCCCGCCAGATCCGCGCCACGTACTTCGATCAGGTCATGCGCTGGTGCTCCACAGCAGGATTCACCCCCCACGTCGTGCAGGAAGCCATCGAGGTCCCCACCCTGCTGTCCCTCGTCGCGGCGGGCGTCGGCGTGTTCCTCCCCATCGAATTCTTCAGCCGCCTGTCCCTGCCCGGCGTCGCCTACCGCCCCGTCGAGGACGCCCCCACCGTGGACATCGTCGCCGTGTGGCGACGCGGCGACGGGAAGAACCCCGTCATCCGCGCGTTCCTGACCGTCGCGGAGGAGGTGCTGAGGGAGGGCAGTGGGAAGTAG
- a CDS encoding TCR/Tet family MFS transporter yields MRSRPAAMIFILLTALIDIIGIGLIIPVLPGLVKELAGSEVAGARTIGLLTAAYAVMQFIFAPILGVLSDRFGRRPVLLFALTGMALDYLLLAFAPNLAWLFVGRILAGITGASLTVANAYIADVSPPEDRAKNFGLLGATFGVGFILGPALGGLLGEYGLRVPFMVAAALTGLNVLYGLFVLPESLPVSARGKAMRRADLNPLLPLRALGEYPILRSLALTFVLLGLAGQVIFSTWVLYTEGVLRWTPGQNGVALAFFGLLTAAVQGGLIGPFIARFGERRTIMTGLVSSILEFTVLSVARSGALLYASLVVGALGGLANPAIQGLISRQVSETEQGRVQGAITSLNSLVAVVGPLLATAVYAYGLTHGFPGAAFLMGALLSVGGTLLILGVLRGMPDTGKPQQG; encoded by the coding sequence ATGCGTTCCCGTCCCGCCGCGATGATCTTCATTCTGCTGACCGCCCTGATCGACATCATCGGGATCGGGCTGATCATCCCGGTGCTGCCGGGGCTGGTCAAGGAACTGGCAGGGTCGGAGGTGGCGGGCGCGCGGACCATCGGGCTGCTGACGGCGGCGTACGCGGTGATGCAGTTCATCTTCGCGCCGATCCTGGGGGTGCTGAGTGACCGCTTCGGGAGGCGGCCGGTGCTGCTGTTCGCGCTGACGGGCATGGCGCTGGATTACCTGCTGCTGGCGTTCGCGCCGAACCTGGCGTGGCTGTTCGTGGGGCGCATCCTGGCGGGGATCACCGGGGCGAGCCTGACGGTCGCGAACGCGTACATCGCGGACGTGTCGCCGCCGGAGGACCGCGCGAAGAACTTCGGGCTGCTGGGCGCGACGTTCGGGGTGGGGTTCATCCTGGGTCCGGCGCTGGGGGGCCTGCTGGGCGAGTACGGCCTGCGCGTGCCGTTCATGGTGGCAGCGGCCCTGACGGGCCTGAACGTGCTGTACGGCCTGTTCGTGCTGCCCGAGTCGCTGCCGGTCAGTGCGCGCGGCAAGGCCATGCGGCGCGCGGATCTGAACCCGCTGCTGCCCCTGCGGGCGCTTGGTGAGTACCCGATCCTGCGGTCGCTGGCGCTGACGTTCGTGCTGCTGGGTCTCGCGGGGCAGGTGATCTTCAGCACGTGGGTGCTGTACACCGAGGGCGTGCTGCGCTGGACGCCGGGGCAGAACGGCGTGGCGCTGGCGTTCTTCGGCCTGCTGACCGCCGCCGTGCAGGGTGGACTGATCGGGCCGTTCATCGCGCGGTTCGGCGAGCGGCGCACCATCATGACCGGCCTGGTCAGCAGCATCCTGGAATTCACGGTGCTCAGCGTGGCCCGCAGCGGCGCACTGCTGTACGCCTCACTGGTCGTGGGTGCGCTGGGGGGGCTCGCGAACCCGGCCATTCAGGGCCTGATCTCCCGTCAGGTGAGTGAAACCGAGCAGGGCCGCGTGCAGGGCGCGATCACCAGCCTGAACTCCCTGGTCGCCGTGGTCGGTCCGCTCCTGGCGACCGCTGTGTACGCCTACGGCCTCACGCATGGCTTCCCCGGCGCGGCGTTCCTGATGGGCGCGCTGCTGTCCGTTGGGGGCACGCTGCTGATCCTGGGTGTGCTGCGCGGCATGCCGGACACCGGGAAGCCGCAGCAGGGGTGA